A genomic window from Micromonospora violae includes:
- a CDS encoding fatty acid desaturase family protein yields MALGAVAEPPVRRRGSDYAQLSRRISQAGLLERRPGWYVTRIVFTLGAFVAGWVAVFLLGDSWWQLPLAALMAVATTQVAFLGHDAGHRQMFRRRGPSEVVGLFAGNVAVGISYGWWVDKHNRHHANPNHEDEDPDVGAGALVWTREQALETRGVGRWLAKRQAYLFFPMLLLEGLNLHVASIRAIVGREPNGGYSVPMRHRTVEAALLVAHTIGYVALLLAVMSPVKALLFAVVHQALWGLYMGCAFAPNHKGMPMPTAEDELDFLRKQVLTSRNVRGSRLVDTALGGLNYQIEHHLFPNMPRANLRRAQPIVRAYCVEQGIPYAETGLVESYRQALGHLHEVGRPLRG; encoded by the coding sequence ATGGCGCTCGGAGCGGTGGCGGAACCGCCGGTACGACGGCGAGGCAGTGACTACGCACAGTTGTCCCGACGGATCAGCCAGGCGGGCCTGCTGGAGCGGCGTCCCGGCTGGTATGTCACCCGCATCGTGTTCACCCTCGGTGCCTTCGTGGCCGGCTGGGTGGCCGTGTTCCTGCTCGGCGACTCGTGGTGGCAGCTTCCACTCGCGGCCCTGATGGCGGTGGCCACCACCCAGGTCGCGTTCCTCGGCCACGACGCCGGGCACCGCCAGATGTTCCGTCGGCGTGGCCCCAGCGAGGTGGTGGGGTTGTTCGCCGGCAACGTGGCGGTGGGGATCAGCTACGGCTGGTGGGTCGACAAGCACAACCGGCACCACGCCAACCCGAACCACGAGGACGAGGACCCGGACGTCGGCGCGGGCGCCCTGGTGTGGACGCGCGAGCAGGCGTTGGAGACCCGTGGGGTCGGTCGCTGGCTGGCGAAGCGGCAGGCGTACCTCTTCTTCCCGATGCTCCTGCTGGAAGGTCTGAACCTGCACGTGGCGAGCATCCGGGCGATCGTCGGTCGGGAGCCGAACGGCGGGTACAGCGTTCCGATGCGGCACCGGACGGTCGAGGCGGCGCTGCTCGTCGCGCACACCATCGGTTACGTGGCACTGCTGTTGGCGGTCATGTCGCCGGTCAAGGCGCTGCTCTTCGCCGTCGTGCACCAGGCGCTGTGGGGCCTCTACATGGGTTGCGCGTTCGCGCCGAACCACAAGGGCATGCCGATGCCGACCGCCGAGGACGAGTTGGACTTCCTGCGTAAGCAGGTGCTGACCTCCCGTAACGTGCGGGGCAGCCGATTGGTGGACACCGCACTCGGCGGTCTCAACTACCAGATCGAGCACCACCTCTTCCCGAACATGCCGCGCGCCAACCTGCGCCGGGCCCAGCCGATCGTCCGTGCCTACTGCGTCGAGCAGGGCATCCCGTACGCCGAGACCGGGCTGGTCGAGTCGTACCGGCAGGCACTCGGTCATCTGCACGAGGTGGGGCGGCCGCTGCGCGGCTGA